The following proteins are encoded in a genomic region of Mycteria americana isolate JAX WOST 10 ecotype Jacksonville Zoo and Gardens chromosome 14, USCA_MyAme_1.0, whole genome shotgun sequence:
- the RBM38 gene encoding RNA-binding protein 38, whose amino-acid sequence MHTVQKDTTFTKIFVGGLPYHTTDSSLRKYFEVFGDIEEAVVITDRQTGKSRGYGFVTMADRAAAERACKDPNPIIDGRKANVNLAYLGAKPRSIQTGFTIGVQQLHPAFIQRPFGLTPHYVYPQAIIQPSVVIPTPVQSITSPYIDYTAASQAYSQYTTAAYDQYPYAASPAAGFVGYGYTGAVQPPITTSNPAAPATAFVQYQPQQLQPDRMQ is encoded by the exons ATGCACACCGTGCAGAAGGACACCACCTTCACTAAGATCTTCGTCGGGGGGCTGCCCTACCACACCACCGACTCCTCCCTCAGGAAGTACTTCGAGGTCTTCGGGGACATCGAGGAGGCGGTGGTGATCACCGACCGGCAGACCGGCAAATCCCGGGGATACGGCTTT GTGACCATGGCAgacagagctgcagctgaaagaGCATGCAAAGACCCAAATCCCATCATTGATGGCAGGAAAGCAAATGTGAACCTGGCATATTTGGGAGCAAAACCAAGGAGTATTCAAACTG GTTTTACCATAGGTGTGCAGCAGCTACATCCAGCCTTCATTCAGAGACCCTTTGG ACTCACGCCTCACTACGTTTACCCCCAAGCTATCATCCAGCCCAGCGTGGTGATCCCCACCCCTGTGCAGTCCATCACGTCTCCCTACATCGACTACACGGCCGCCAGCCAAGCCTATTCCCAGTACACCACAGCTGCCTACGATCAGTACCCCTACGCTGCCTCCCCCGCTGCCGGGTTTGTGGGATACGGCTACACGGGCGCAGTCCAGCCTCCCATCACCACCAGCAACCCAGCGGCACCCGCCACCGCTTTCGTGCAGTACCAGCCCCAACAGCTGCAGCCTGACCGCATGCAGTAA